The sequence TCAGGTTCTCTAAAATTTTTAAATTGCCACCAATAATTTTTCCTTCCGCCATACCCAACCGGTTAGCGGAAGCAGTGACTGCAGGATAATTTACTTTTCTTCCTTCCAGTGCATCTTTAATAGAGAGTATGGTTGCTTTTTGCACTTCATCTGCCAACTCCCAATCCTTGGGAAAACTGCCACACATTTTCGCATGAATACTGGCCACCCCCACTACCTGGTGTAAATGACTATGCAATACGGTTATATCACTGAATCCAATTATCCATTTAGGATATTTCCTAAAATGACTGAAGTTGAGTTGATCAATAATGCGCACTGTTCCGTAACCTCCTGTTGCGCAGAGAATAGCCTGTATTTTGGGATCATCCATCATATACTGAAAGTCTGCCGCTCGCTCTGCGTCTGTTCCTCCAAATGTATGATCGGTTTTTCCAACAGTTGCCCCCAATATTACTTTGTATCCCCAGGATTCCAAAATGGTTTTGCAGGGTTGAATGGTTTCTTCCAATGCAAAACCCGCAGGGCAGGTAATGCCAATGGTATCACCCGGTTGCAAATAACGGGGATGTTTCATTTTTCTGGCGCCACGATCAGTTGCTGCAGCACCTAATGGAGTAGCAAGTAAGGGTATGCTCATCAAACCCATTCCCGCCATTTGTAAAAAAGAATTTCTTTTCATTATGGATTTTTCTTGGGTTTGGTTTTTATGGCAGCACTTTCTTTTTTTCGACCGGCAGCTTTTAACGCCTGATCAATCAACATTTCAATTTGACCGTTGACGCTTCTAAACTCGTCTGCCGCCCATTTTTCAAGGGCGGCATACGACTGCTGATCTATTCTTAATACAAAAGATTTCTTACTCAAAACAACTCATTTATTATTGATGCAATGTCCCTGTATTCACTACAGGCGATACTGATCTGTCTCCACAGAGCACTACCAGCAAATTGCTTACCATCACAGCTTTTCGTTCTTCATCCAATTCTACCATTTGCTTTTCAGAAAGCAGGTCCAACGCCATTTCTACCATACCTACTGCCCCTTCTACTATTTTACTTCTTGCTGCAACAATAGCAGTAGCCTGCTGACGCTGCAACATAGCGTGAGCAATTTCAGGTGCGTAAGCCAAGTGACTAATACGTGCTTCCTTAATTACGATACCTGCTTTTAGCATGCGTTCATTTAACTCAGACTCTAACATTTCAATTACTTTTTCGCCACCATCTCTTAAAGTAACAGAAGCTTTTTCATCTTCAATGCTATCATATGGGCAAGTTGAAGCCAGATGTCTTAATGCTGCTTCACTCTGGTTGGTCATATAACTAGAGAAATTCACTACGTCAAAACATACTTTGTACGTGTCTTCAATCTGCCATAAAATAACCGCGGCAATTTCAATAGGGTTACCCAGCTTATCGTTTACTTTTAACTTGGTACTTTCTAAACTTTGTAAACGCAACGACACTTTCTGTTTGGTATACAAAGGATTCACGAATATCAATCCGTTTTCTTTTACCGTACCTACATATTTACCAAAGAAAGTAAGTACCACACTTGTATTGGGCTGAACCACTACTAAGCCAAATAGCAAAAAGAAAGAAACAGTAAAATCGATTACTGCAAACCAGATGTATAAAGATCTGGCACCGGATTCCACACCCTTTAATTGGGTAAGTACATATATGCCTGCAGCCACCATAACAGTAACTAGCAATAAAACCAGAAACCCTTGTGCTGCTTTAATGGTCTTTTCCATAAAATTTAATTTGATATTAATTTGATATCAAATATACATCAGATTCTGAAATTTCCAAATAAATTGGCTTTTAGTACCTTTGCCCACTGCAAAAGCAGGAAAGATTATGAAGCAACCGAAGCGATATTTAATTACTGCCGCCCTTCCCTATGCGAACGGGCTAAAACATATTGGACACCTGGCCGGTGCATATTTGCCAGCAGATATTTATGTGCGCTATTTAAGAGCACAAAAAAGAGACGTGGTATTTGTATGTGGAAGTGACGAACACGGAACAGCCATTCCTATTCAGGCAACCAAAGAAGGAACCACTGCACAGGCCATTATAGACAAGTATCATCCCATTATAGAACAGAACTTTAAAGACCTGGGCATTTCCTTTGATATTTATCACCGCACCAGTTCTCCCATTCACCACGAGACGGCAAGTGAGTTTTTTACAGCACTGAACAGCAAGGGAGATTTAATTACCAAAGAATCAGAACAATATTATGATGAACAGGCACAGAGTTTTCTGGCCGATAGATACATCAAAGGCACCTGCCCCAACTGTGGATTTACAGCAGCTTATGGAGATCAGTGCGAAAGCTGTGGTAAGAGTTTGAGTCCGGATGAACTGATTAACCCAGTGAGTACCCTAAGTGGAAATGCACCTGTTAAAAAGACCACCAAACATTGGTACCTGCCGCTAGACAGACACGAAGATTTTTTACGCAAATGGATATTAGAAGAACATGCCAATGATTGGCGCTCCACAGTGGTGGGTCAGTGCAAAAGCTGGATTGATGGAGGCCTGCAACCCAGAGCAGTAACGCGCGATCTAGATTGGGGCGTTGCAGTACCCAAAGATGTGGAAGGCAGTGCAGGTAAAGTATTGTATGTATGGTTTGATGCGCCAATTGGTTATATCAGCGCTACCAAACAATGGGCATTGAATGCAGGCAAAGACTGGAAACCCTACTGGGAAGACAAGGAAACCAAACTGATTCATTTTATTGGTAAAGACAATATTGTATTTCACTGTATTATTTTCCCAGTGATGTTGCAATTGCACGGAAATATTTTACCCGACAATGTTCCTGCCAATGAATTCATGAACCTTGAAGGCGATAAAATGAGTACCAGCAGAAACTGGAAACTAGAAATGGAAGATTATATCAACGATTTCATTAAGCCGGAGAACGGAGGATCACAACTGGCTGATACTTTACGCTACTACCTAACTGCCATAGCTCCTGAAAGCAAGGACAGCGAATTTACCTGGAAGGGATTTCAAGATGCCAACAACAGTGAGTTGGTTAGCATCTTCGGGAATTTCATTAATCGAGCCTTGGTATTGATGCACAAATTATGCAAGGGGAAAGTACCGCCATTGCACGCAGAAGTAATGGATGAACTGGACCATGCTACCATCGCTGAAATAAGACAAACTAAAGAAAAAGTTGAAAAACTACTGGAAGAATACAAGTTCAGGGATGCTCAATTCGAAGTAATTAACCTTGCCAGAATTGGTAACCAGTACATGCAGAAAAAAGAACCTTGGATCATTGCCAAACAACTGGAAGCCAATCCGGAAGCACAAAAACTAATTGACAACTGTCTGCATATATGTTTACAGCTTACCGCTAATTTGGCGATTCTAATCAACCCATTCCTACCCTTTACTGCCAAAAAAATCTGCTACTTACTAAAAGTAGTTGACAAAATGCTGGACTGGGAAAACGCTGGCAGCATGAAACTGGTAAGTGTAGGATATAGTTTAAGAGCACCTGAATTGTTGTTCAGAAAAATTGAAGACGAAGAAATCAGTAAGCAAATTGAAAAACTAAAAGCAGCAGCAGTGAA is a genomic window of Sediminibacterium sp. TEGAF015 containing:
- a CDS encoding type II toxin-antitoxin system antitoxin, with the translated sequence MSKKSFVLRIDQQSYAALEKWAADEFRSVNGQIEMLIDQALKAAGRKKESAAIKTKPKKNP
- a CDS encoding SPFH domain-containing protein, producing the protein MEKTIKAAQGFLVLLLVTVMVAAGIYVLTQLKGVESGARSLYIWFAVIDFTVSFFLLFGLVVVQPNTSVVLTFFGKYVGTVKENGLIFVNPLYTKQKVSLRLQSLESTKLKVNDKLGNPIEIAAVILWQIEDTYKVCFDVVNFSSYMTNQSEAALRHLASTCPYDSIEDEKASVTLRDGGEKVIEMLESELNERMLKAGIVIKEARISHLAYAPEIAHAMLQRQQATAIVAARSKIVEGAVGMVEMALDLLSEKQMVELDEERKAVMVSNLLVVLCGDRSVSPVVNTGTLHQ
- the metG gene encoding methionine--tRNA ligase gives rise to the protein MKQPKRYLITAALPYANGLKHIGHLAGAYLPADIYVRYLRAQKRDVVFVCGSDEHGTAIPIQATKEGTTAQAIIDKYHPIIEQNFKDLGISFDIYHRTSSPIHHETASEFFTALNSKGDLITKESEQYYDEQAQSFLADRYIKGTCPNCGFTAAYGDQCESCGKSLSPDELINPVSTLSGNAPVKKTTKHWYLPLDRHEDFLRKWILEEHANDWRSTVVGQCKSWIDGGLQPRAVTRDLDWGVAVPKDVEGSAGKVLYVWFDAPIGYISATKQWALNAGKDWKPYWEDKETKLIHFIGKDNIVFHCIIFPVMLQLHGNILPDNVPANEFMNLEGDKMSTSRNWKLEMEDYINDFIKPENGGSQLADTLRYYLTAIAPESKDSEFTWKGFQDANNSELVSIFGNFINRALVLMHKLCKGKVPPLHAEVMDELDHATIAEIRQTKEKVEKLLEEYKFRDAQFEVINLARIGNQYMQKKEPWIIAKQLEANPEAQKLIDNCLHICLQLTANLAILINPFLPFTAKKICYLLKVVDKMLDWENAGSMKLVSVGYSLRAPELLFRKIEDEEISKQIEKLKAAAVNKESILPSVNNTTQTTANISSAKASTAPVESTTKGEASAQSLVKPEIVFDDFAKIDLKVGTIVAAEKVEKADKLLKLQVDLGFEVRTIVSGIAMHFSPEDIVGKQVTVVCNLAPRKMRGIESNGMILMAEDANGKLHFVNPEDKINPGSGVS
- a CDS encoding S66 peptidase family protein, whose translation is MKRNSFLQMAGMGLMSIPLLATPLGAAATDRGARKMKHPRYLQPGDTIGITCPAGFALEETIQPCKTILESWGYKVILGATVGKTDHTFGGTDAERAADFQYMMDDPKIQAILCATGGYGTVRIIDQLNFSHFRKYPKWIIGFSDITVLHSHLHQVVGVASIHAKMCGSFPKDWELADEVQKATILSIKDALEGRKVNYPAVTASANRLGMAEGKIIGGNLKILENLNGSASMIQTKGKILVLEDVGEPLYNIDRMFCNLLRSGKLDQLKGLIIGSFSNIKADNPAVPFGRDIYTIVQEKIGAFTYPVCFDFPVGHIKNNFALKMGMPHRLLVSNDKVELQEL